ACATGGGGGTGGCCGACTCGTTTCACCGAACGAGTGTGGGCGTGCTTTTCGGAGATCGTCCGGGCGAACACGTCGAGGACCCGTTCTTCGGGGGCGCCGGGCCTACCCGAACCACGTGTGACTCGTGCGGATCCTGCATGACCGGCTGCCGCCTCGGGGCCAAGAACACCCTGGTGAAGAACTACCTGTACCTGGCCGAGGGCCTCGGGGCCACCATTCAGCCACTCACGACGGTCACGAGCATCACGCCCCGGGGCCAGGGCGGTTACCGGGTTTCCATGCGAGCGGCCGGCCCCGGCGCCGGTCGACCCCCCCGATCGGTGATCACAGCCGACCACGTGGTCTTGGCCGCCGGAACCCTCGGCACGCAGAAACTCCTGCACTCCATGAAGGACTCCGGAGACCTGCCCGCTCTGTCCGACCAGCTAGGCAGACTGACCCGCACAAATTCCGAGTCCATCTTGACCGTGGAAGCCCGTGACCTCGAGGTCGACTACTCCCACGGGCCGGCGATCACATCGTCGATCCACCCGAACTCCCAGACCCATGTGGAGCCGGTCCGGTACGGCCCGGGCAGCAACTTCATGGGGATGCTCAGCACCCTGCTCACCGAGGGCGACCGACCCGGTGAGCCGTCGGTGCCCCGGTCGCGGCGGTTCCTCGCCGCGCTGCGCAGCAACCCGCGGTCCTTCCTGCGCTCCCTGTCGGTGCGTCGCTGGTCGCAGCGCACAACGGTCATGCTCGTGATGCAGAGCTTGGACAACTCGCTCGACGTGAATCTCAAGCGGAACGTCTTCGGCAAGCGCACGCTGGCGTCGACGCAGGGAACCGGCGATCCGAATCCTGCGTGGATCCCCGAGGCGCACGACGTCGCCAAGCGGTTCGCGGACAAGACCGGTGGGGAAGCGCGCGGAACGTGGACGGAGACCTTGAACATCCCGATGACCGCGCACATCCTGGGGGGCGCCGTCATCGGCGACAGTCCGCAGACTGGTGTCATCGACCCCTATCATCGCGTCTATGGCTACGCAGGCATCCACGTCGTGGACGGTGCCGCGGTGAGCGCCAACCTCGGCGTCAACCCGTCATTGACGATCACCGCCCAGGCTGAGCGGGCCATGTCGTTGTGGCCGAACAAGGGTGAGGCCGACGCACGGCCTGAGCCGGGTGGTGCCTACGTGCGGGTCGAGGCGGTGCGTCCGCTCAGGCCGGCTGTGCCTGACGTGGCCCCAGCCGCCCTGGCGTGGTGACCCGACAGGCGGGAAACACCCCACCCGCGGACGAGCGCATCCTGCAGGCGACCATCGACGGTTTGACCCAGCTGGACCCTGCGGCGCTCACTCTGCAACGAATCTGTCGTGCCGCGTCAGTGACGGCACCGACCGTCTACTACCACTTCGGCAACAAGGACGGAATGATCGCAGCAGCTGTCGAGCGACTAGTGTCGGACTGGCTGCAGATGATGGATGCGGCCGTCAGTCGTGATGGGGACCTGGGGCGGACACTCGATCAGGCCGTGGGGGCCTGGGAGGCGACCATCACCTCGCCCACCAGGCCGATCGCCGTGTTCGCGTGGGCGACCTTGCTGTTGGCTGGCTCGTCGGAGCAGTGTCGTGACGCCTTGGTTCGGGCGCGCGATCGCACGCTGGCACTTGTCGCGGAGGCGCTGGCGCCGCACACGAGTGAGGAAACCACGGCCTTCCAGGCGAGTTTGGTCGTTGACGCGGTAGTCGCGGCCGCACTGCAGTTCGAACTGGACAAGGATCGAGTCGCGTTGCGGGCGCGACTCGATGGGCTGGTCAGGATCGTCGGCGCCGCCGCCGGAGTGCAGGTTGAACTCCCGGTCGCGGCATCACAGCTTCGTCACGCCCCCCACTAACAGCAGCACCCCGATCGCGGTCAGTAC
This portion of the Candidatus Nanopelagicales bacterium genome encodes:
- a CDS encoding GMC family oxidoreductase, encoding MTETTKTTNATKTTNTTEKSPEHWDVVVVGSGFGGSVAALRLSEKGYKVLVVESGRRFRDDELPKTSWRLPKFLWAPAMGMFGIQRLALLNDVLVLSGAGVGGGSLVYGNTLYEPLDEFYADRQWAHITDWSSELAPHYQQAKRMLGVVENPVETPADQVMLEVATDMGVADSFHRTSVGVLFGDRPGEHVEDPFFGGAGPTRTTCDSCGSCMTGCRLGAKNTLVKNYLYLAEGLGATIQPLTTVTSITPRGQGGYRVSMRAAGPGAGRPPRSVITADHVVLAAGTLGTQKLLHSMKDSGDLPALSDQLGRLTRTNSESILTVEARDLEVDYSHGPAITSSIHPNSQTHVEPVRYGPGSNFMGMLSTLLTEGDRPGEPSVPRSRRFLAALRSNPRSFLRSLSVRRWSQRTTVMLVMQSLDNSLDVNLKRNVFGKRTLASTQGTGDPNPAWIPEAHDVAKRFADKTGGEARGTWTETLNIPMTAHILGGAVIGDSPQTGVIDPYHRVYGYAGIHVVDGAAVSANLGVNPSLTITAQAERAMSLWPNKGEADARPEPGGAYVRVEAVRPLRPAVPDVAPAALAW
- a CDS encoding TetR/AcrR family transcriptional regulator; this translates as MTRQAGNTPPADERILQATIDGLTQLDPAALTLQRICRAASVTAPTVYYHFGNKDGMIAAAVERLVSDWLQMMDAAVSRDGDLGRTLDQAVGAWEATITSPTRPIAVFAWATLLLAGSSEQCRDALVRARDRTLALVAEALAPHTSEETTAFQASLVVDAVVAAALQFELDKDRVALRARLDGLVRIVGAAAGVQVELPVAASQLRHAPH